From a region of the Panthera uncia isolate 11264 chromosome B1, Puncia_PCG_1.0, whole genome shotgun sequence genome:
- the SORBS3 gene encoding vinexin isoform X2: MWTIPPSSSKVGPCTLPSFQVRALENKRRSLLVREGMARIPGIGRSSASPSLENKEEHERDVALLSHKDSDRGHTEEQLAHQEPSNLDPSMQAPPCSLPAGLSLDDFIPGNLRAHIGSSSQGVRVPVIRNGGSNTLNFQFHDPAPRTVCNGYSPSRRDASWHPDPAWYQTWPGPGSQPPGSQKTPASQHPHNWSATWTKDNKRRDKRWIKYEGIGPVDESGMPIAPRSSVDSPRDWYRRMFQQIHRKMPDLQLDWTFEESPKVASSCAASADSRHPAPQQRPAARPGQASSLSGRSWDPSEESSRSTFNCNPGASSLHQTPHQVLRRQEKVENVWTEDSWNQFLQELESGQKPKKPLVDDPVEKPSQPIEVLLERELAKLSAELDKDLRSIETRQPSPKSSQVPRRCREPRPPARPASAWSSSYPNALYQGSSRPLSPHRMADGTSPFLGRRDFVYPTSARDPSASERGGSPARKEEKKRKAARLKFDFQAQSPKELTLKKGDIVYIHKEVDKNWLEGEHHGRLGIFPANYVDVLPADEIPKPIKPPTYQVLEYGEAVAQYTFKGDLEVELSFRKGERICLIRKVNENWYEGRISGTARQGIFPASYVQVCRDPRVRICDDGPQLPASPRLTTARLARHSSSPLAPHSPVDPDWGSQTSPRRTGFSFPTQEPRAQGQGLGTPGSALSHPGGSSRPVDLGTSPNTTQIHWTPYRAMYQYRPQNEDELELREGDRVDVMQQCDDGWFVGVSRRTQKFGTFPGNYVAPV, encoded by the exons TCCAGGTCAGAGCCCTAGAGAATAAGAGACGCTCGCTGCTGGTGAGAGAGGGTATGGCCAGGATTCCTGGAATTGGAAGATCTTCAGCTTCACCATCTTTGGAGAACAAGGAAGAACATGAACGAGATGTGGCCCTTCTTAGTCACAAGGATTCTGACAG aGGGCACACAGAGGAGCAGCTGGCACACCAGGAGCCCTCCAACCTTGATCCAAGCATGCAGGCTCCACCCTGCAGCCTCCCCGCTGGGCTCAGCCTGGACGACTTCATCCCTGGCAATCTCCGGGCTCACATAGGGTCATCCTCTCAGGGGGTACGG GTGCCTGTGATCCGGAATGGTGGCTCCAACACCCTTAATTTCCAGTTTCATGACCCTGCGCCCAGGACCGTGTGCAATGGGTACTCACCTTCCAGGAGAGATGCTTCCTGGCACCCAG ACCCTGCCTGGTATCAGACCTGGCCAGGTCCTGGGAGCCAGCCCCCTGGGAGCCAGAAGACCCCTGCCTCCCAGCACCCCCACAACTGGTCAGCCACATGGACCAAGGACAACAAGCGTCGGGACAAGCGCTGGATCAAGTATGAAGGAATCGGGCCTGTGGATGAGAGCGGCATGCCTATTGCCCCCCGATCT AGTGTTGACAGCCCCAGGGACTGGTACCGAAGAATGTTCCAGCAGATTCACCGGAAAATGCCAG ACCTGCAGCTGGACTGGACCTTTGAGGAATCACCCAAAG TGGCTTCCTCCTGTGCGGCCTCTGCAGACTCAAGGCATCCAGCGCCCCAGCAAAGACCGgctgccaggccaggccaggcctctTCTCTGAGTGG AAGAAGTTGGGACCCCTCTGAAGAGTCTTCTAGAAGCACCTTCAACTGTAATCCTGGAGCATCCTCCCTACACCAGACCCCACATCAG GTGCTCAGACGccaagagaaagtggaaaatgtcTGGACGGAAGATTCTTGGAACCAATTTCTGCAAGAACTAGAGAGTGGGCAGAAG CCCAAGAAACCGCTAGTGGATGACCCTGTTGAGAAGCCCTCCCAGCCCATTGAG GTCCTGCTGGAGAGAGAGCTGGCCAAGCTGAGCGCGGAGCTGGACAAGGACCTTCGGTCAATTGAGACCCGGCAGCCATCCCCCAAG AGTTCCCAAGTGCCCCGACGGTGCCGGGAGCCGCGGCCTCCAGCGCG CCCGGCTTCCGCCTGGAGCTCCAGTTACCCGAATGCACTTTACCAGGGTTCCTCCCGGCCCCTGAGCCCCCACAGAATGGCGGATGGAACAAGCCCCTTTCTAGGTCGCAGGGACTTTGTCTACCCTACCTCGGCCCGGG ACCCTAGTGCCTCTGAACGAGGGGGCAGCCCagccaggaaggaagagaagaag AGGAAGGCCGCCAGACTCAAGTTTGACTTCCAGGCACAGTCCCCCAA GGAGCTGACTCTGAAGAAGGGTGACATTGTCTACATCCACAAGGAGGTGGACAAGAACTGGCTGGAAGGGGAGCACCATGGTAGACTGGGCATCTTCCCTGCCAATTATGTGGAC GTGCTGCCTGCAGATGAGATCCCTAAGCCCATCAAGCCTCCAACCTACCAGGTGCTGGAGTATGGAGAAGCAGTGGCCCAGTACACTTTCAAGGGGGATCTGGAGGTGGAGCTGTCCTTCCGCAAG GGGGAGCGCATCTGCCTGATCCGCAAGGTGAATGAGAACTGGTACGAGGGGCGCATCTCCGGCACAGCGCGCCAGGGCATCTTCCCTGCCAGCTATGTGCAGGTGTGCCGTGATCCCCGGGTCCGGATCTGTGACGATGGCCCCCAGCTCCCTGCATCTCCCCGTCTGACCACCGCCCGTCTGGCCCGGCACTCCAGCTCCCCATTAGCACCACACAGCCCAGTCGATCCTGACTGGGGGAGCCAGACCTCCCCCCGCCGTACTggcttctccttccccacccaggagcccagagcccagggccag GGTTTAGGCACCCCTGGGTCAGCTCTGTCCCATCCTGGAGGCTCCAGCCGTCCCGTGGACCTGGGGACCTCCCCCAACACCACTCAAATACACTGGACCCC GTATCGGGCGATGTACCAGTACCGGCCCCAGAATGAGGATGAGCTGGAGCTGCGGGAGGGGGATCGGGTGGACGTCATGCAGCAGTGTGATGATGGCTGGTTTGTGG gtgTCTCCCGGAGGACCCAGAAATTTGGGACATTCCCTGGAAATTATGTAGCTCCGGTTTGA
- the SORBS3 gene encoding vinexin isoform X3, which produces MHIAFLHEFHLGKSQRSQRGVECGAELTRKGSVRALENKRRSLLVREGMARIPGIGRSSASPSLENKEEHERDVALLSHKDSDRGHTEEQLAHQEPSNLDPSMQAPPCSLPAGLSLDDFIPGNLRAHIGSSSQGVRFHDPAPRTVCNGYSPSRRDASWHPDPAWYQTWPGPGSQPPGSQKTPASQHPHNWSATWTKDNKRRDKRWIKYEGIGPVDESGMPIAPRSSVDSPRDWYRRMFQQIHRKMPDLQLDWTFEESPKVASSCAASADSRHPAPQQRPAARPGQASSLSGRSWDPSEESSRSTFNCNPGASSLHQTPHQVLRRQEKVENVWTEDSWNQFLQELESGQKPKKPLVDDPVEKPSQPIEVLLERELAKLSAELDKDLRSIETRQPSPKSSQVPRRCREPRPPARPASAWSSSYPNALYQGSSRPLSPHRMADGTSPFLGRRDFVYPTSARDPSASERGGSPARKEEKKRKAARLKFDFQAQSPKELTLKKGDIVYIHKEVDKNWLEGEHHGRLGIFPANYVDVLPADEIPKPIKPPTYQVLEYGEAVAQYTFKGDLEVELSFRKGERICLIRKVNENWYEGRISGTARQGIFPASYVQVCRDPRVRICDDGPQLPASPRLTTARLARHSSSPLAPHSPVDPDWGSQTSPRRTGFSFPTQEPRAQGQGLGTPGSALSHPGGSSRPVDLGTSPNTTQIHWTPYRAMYQYRPQNEDELELREGDRVDVMQQCDDGWFVGVSRRTQKFGTFPGNYVAPV; this is translated from the exons GTCAGAGCCCTAGAGAATAAGAGACGCTCGCTGCTGGTGAGAGAGGGTATGGCCAGGATTCCTGGAATTGGAAGATCTTCAGCTTCACCATCTTTGGAGAACAAGGAAGAACATGAACGAGATGTGGCCCTTCTTAGTCACAAGGATTCTGACAG aGGGCACACAGAGGAGCAGCTGGCACACCAGGAGCCCTCCAACCTTGATCCAAGCATGCAGGCTCCACCCTGCAGCCTCCCCGCTGGGCTCAGCCTGGACGACTTCATCCCTGGCAATCTCCGGGCTCACATAGGGTCATCCTCTCAGGGGGTACGG TTTCATGACCCTGCGCCCAGGACCGTGTGCAATGGGTACTCACCTTCCAGGAGAGATGCTTCCTGGCACCCAG ACCCTGCCTGGTATCAGACCTGGCCAGGTCCTGGGAGCCAGCCCCCTGGGAGCCAGAAGACCCCTGCCTCCCAGCACCCCCACAACTGGTCAGCCACATGGACCAAGGACAACAAGCGTCGGGACAAGCGCTGGATCAAGTATGAAGGAATCGGGCCTGTGGATGAGAGCGGCATGCCTATTGCCCCCCGATCT AGTGTTGACAGCCCCAGGGACTGGTACCGAAGAATGTTCCAGCAGATTCACCGGAAAATGCCAG ACCTGCAGCTGGACTGGACCTTTGAGGAATCACCCAAAG TGGCTTCCTCCTGTGCGGCCTCTGCAGACTCAAGGCATCCAGCGCCCCAGCAAAGACCGgctgccaggccaggccaggcctctTCTCTGAGTGG AAGAAGTTGGGACCCCTCTGAAGAGTCTTCTAGAAGCACCTTCAACTGTAATCCTGGAGCATCCTCCCTACACCAGACCCCACATCAG GTGCTCAGACGccaagagaaagtggaaaatgtcTGGACGGAAGATTCTTGGAACCAATTTCTGCAAGAACTAGAGAGTGGGCAGAAG CCCAAGAAACCGCTAGTGGATGACCCTGTTGAGAAGCCCTCCCAGCCCATTGAG GTCCTGCTGGAGAGAGAGCTGGCCAAGCTGAGCGCGGAGCTGGACAAGGACCTTCGGTCAATTGAGACCCGGCAGCCATCCCCCAAG AGTTCCCAAGTGCCCCGACGGTGCCGGGAGCCGCGGCCTCCAGCGCG CCCGGCTTCCGCCTGGAGCTCCAGTTACCCGAATGCACTTTACCAGGGTTCCTCCCGGCCCCTGAGCCCCCACAGAATGGCGGATGGAACAAGCCCCTTTCTAGGTCGCAGGGACTTTGTCTACCCTACCTCGGCCCGGG ACCCTAGTGCCTCTGAACGAGGGGGCAGCCCagccaggaaggaagagaagaag AGGAAGGCCGCCAGACTCAAGTTTGACTTCCAGGCACAGTCCCCCAA GGAGCTGACTCTGAAGAAGGGTGACATTGTCTACATCCACAAGGAGGTGGACAAGAACTGGCTGGAAGGGGAGCACCATGGTAGACTGGGCATCTTCCCTGCCAATTATGTGGAC GTGCTGCCTGCAGATGAGATCCCTAAGCCCATCAAGCCTCCAACCTACCAGGTGCTGGAGTATGGAGAAGCAGTGGCCCAGTACACTTTCAAGGGGGATCTGGAGGTGGAGCTGTCCTTCCGCAAG GGGGAGCGCATCTGCCTGATCCGCAAGGTGAATGAGAACTGGTACGAGGGGCGCATCTCCGGCACAGCGCGCCAGGGCATCTTCCCTGCCAGCTATGTGCAGGTGTGCCGTGATCCCCGGGTCCGGATCTGTGACGATGGCCCCCAGCTCCCTGCATCTCCCCGTCTGACCACCGCCCGTCTGGCCCGGCACTCCAGCTCCCCATTAGCACCACACAGCCCAGTCGATCCTGACTGGGGGAGCCAGACCTCCCCCCGCCGTACTggcttctccttccccacccaggagcccagagcccagggccag GGTTTAGGCACCCCTGGGTCAGCTCTGTCCCATCCTGGAGGCTCCAGCCGTCCCGTGGACCTGGGGACCTCCCCCAACACCACTCAAATACACTGGACCCC GTATCGGGCGATGTACCAGTACCGGCCCCAGAATGAGGATGAGCTGGAGCTGCGGGAGGGGGATCGGGTGGACGTCATGCAGCAGTGTGATGATGGCTGGTTTGTGG gtgTCTCCCGGAGGACCCAGAAATTTGGGACATTCCCTGGAAATTATGTAGCTCCGGTTTGA
- the SORBS3 gene encoding vinexin isoform X1: MHIAFLHEFHLGKSQRSQRGVECGAELTRKGSVRALENKRRSLLVREGMARIPGIGRSSASPSLENKEEHERDVALLSHKDSDRGHTEEQLAHQEPSNLDPSMQAPPCSLPAGLSLDDFIPGNLRAHIGSSSQGVRVPVIRNGGSNTLNFQFHDPAPRTVCNGYSPSRRDASWHPDPAWYQTWPGPGSQPPGSQKTPASQHPHNWSATWTKDNKRRDKRWIKYEGIGPVDESGMPIAPRSSVDSPRDWYRRMFQQIHRKMPDLQLDWTFEESPKVASSCAASADSRHPAPQQRPAARPGQASSLSGRSWDPSEESSRSTFNCNPGASSLHQTPHQVLRRQEKVENVWTEDSWNQFLQELESGQKPKKPLVDDPVEKPSQPIEVLLERELAKLSAELDKDLRSIETRQPSPKSSQVPRRCREPRPPARPASAWSSSYPNALYQGSSRPLSPHRMADGTSPFLGRRDFVYPTSARDPSASERGGSPARKEEKKRKAARLKFDFQAQSPKELTLKKGDIVYIHKEVDKNWLEGEHHGRLGIFPANYVDVLPADEIPKPIKPPTYQVLEYGEAVAQYTFKGDLEVELSFRKGERICLIRKVNENWYEGRISGTARQGIFPASYVQVCRDPRVRICDDGPQLPASPRLTTARLARHSSSPLAPHSPVDPDWGSQTSPRRTGFSFPTQEPRAQGQGLGTPGSALSHPGGSSRPVDLGTSPNTTQIHWTPYRAMYQYRPQNEDELELREGDRVDVMQQCDDGWFVGVSRRTQKFGTFPGNYVAPV, from the exons GTCAGAGCCCTAGAGAATAAGAGACGCTCGCTGCTGGTGAGAGAGGGTATGGCCAGGATTCCTGGAATTGGAAGATCTTCAGCTTCACCATCTTTGGAGAACAAGGAAGAACATGAACGAGATGTGGCCCTTCTTAGTCACAAGGATTCTGACAG aGGGCACACAGAGGAGCAGCTGGCACACCAGGAGCCCTCCAACCTTGATCCAAGCATGCAGGCTCCACCCTGCAGCCTCCCCGCTGGGCTCAGCCTGGACGACTTCATCCCTGGCAATCTCCGGGCTCACATAGGGTCATCCTCTCAGGGGGTACGG GTGCCTGTGATCCGGAATGGTGGCTCCAACACCCTTAATTTCCAGTTTCATGACCCTGCGCCCAGGACCGTGTGCAATGGGTACTCACCTTCCAGGAGAGATGCTTCCTGGCACCCAG ACCCTGCCTGGTATCAGACCTGGCCAGGTCCTGGGAGCCAGCCCCCTGGGAGCCAGAAGACCCCTGCCTCCCAGCACCCCCACAACTGGTCAGCCACATGGACCAAGGACAACAAGCGTCGGGACAAGCGCTGGATCAAGTATGAAGGAATCGGGCCTGTGGATGAGAGCGGCATGCCTATTGCCCCCCGATCT AGTGTTGACAGCCCCAGGGACTGGTACCGAAGAATGTTCCAGCAGATTCACCGGAAAATGCCAG ACCTGCAGCTGGACTGGACCTTTGAGGAATCACCCAAAG TGGCTTCCTCCTGTGCGGCCTCTGCAGACTCAAGGCATCCAGCGCCCCAGCAAAGACCGgctgccaggccaggccaggcctctTCTCTGAGTGG AAGAAGTTGGGACCCCTCTGAAGAGTCTTCTAGAAGCACCTTCAACTGTAATCCTGGAGCATCCTCCCTACACCAGACCCCACATCAG GTGCTCAGACGccaagagaaagtggaaaatgtcTGGACGGAAGATTCTTGGAACCAATTTCTGCAAGAACTAGAGAGTGGGCAGAAG CCCAAGAAACCGCTAGTGGATGACCCTGTTGAGAAGCCCTCCCAGCCCATTGAG GTCCTGCTGGAGAGAGAGCTGGCCAAGCTGAGCGCGGAGCTGGACAAGGACCTTCGGTCAATTGAGACCCGGCAGCCATCCCCCAAG AGTTCCCAAGTGCCCCGACGGTGCCGGGAGCCGCGGCCTCCAGCGCG CCCGGCTTCCGCCTGGAGCTCCAGTTACCCGAATGCACTTTACCAGGGTTCCTCCCGGCCCCTGAGCCCCCACAGAATGGCGGATGGAACAAGCCCCTTTCTAGGTCGCAGGGACTTTGTCTACCCTACCTCGGCCCGGG ACCCTAGTGCCTCTGAACGAGGGGGCAGCCCagccaggaaggaagagaagaag AGGAAGGCCGCCAGACTCAAGTTTGACTTCCAGGCACAGTCCCCCAA GGAGCTGACTCTGAAGAAGGGTGACATTGTCTACATCCACAAGGAGGTGGACAAGAACTGGCTGGAAGGGGAGCACCATGGTAGACTGGGCATCTTCCCTGCCAATTATGTGGAC GTGCTGCCTGCAGATGAGATCCCTAAGCCCATCAAGCCTCCAACCTACCAGGTGCTGGAGTATGGAGAAGCAGTGGCCCAGTACACTTTCAAGGGGGATCTGGAGGTGGAGCTGTCCTTCCGCAAG GGGGAGCGCATCTGCCTGATCCGCAAGGTGAATGAGAACTGGTACGAGGGGCGCATCTCCGGCACAGCGCGCCAGGGCATCTTCCCTGCCAGCTATGTGCAGGTGTGCCGTGATCCCCGGGTCCGGATCTGTGACGATGGCCCCCAGCTCCCTGCATCTCCCCGTCTGACCACCGCCCGTCTGGCCCGGCACTCCAGCTCCCCATTAGCACCACACAGCCCAGTCGATCCTGACTGGGGGAGCCAGACCTCCCCCCGCCGTACTggcttctccttccccacccaggagcccagagcccagggccag GGTTTAGGCACCCCTGGGTCAGCTCTGTCCCATCCTGGAGGCTCCAGCCGTCCCGTGGACCTGGGGACCTCCCCCAACACCACTCAAATACACTGGACCCC GTATCGGGCGATGTACCAGTACCGGCCCCAGAATGAGGATGAGCTGGAGCTGCGGGAGGGGGATCGGGTGGACGTCATGCAGCAGTGTGATGATGGCTGGTTTGTGG gtgTCTCCCGGAGGACCCAGAAATTTGGGACATTCCCTGGAAATTATGTAGCTCCGGTTTGA
- the SORBS3 gene encoding vinexin isoform X5, with the protein MHIAFLHEFHLGKSQRSQRGVECGAELTRKGSVRALENKRRSLLVREGMARIPGIGRSSASPSLENKEEHERDVALLSHKDSDRGHTEEQLAHQEPSNLDPSMQAPPCSLPAGLSLDDFIPGNLRAHIGSSSQGVRVPVIRNGGSNTLNFQFHDPAPRTVCNGYSPSRRDASWHPDPAWYQTWPGPGSQPPGSQKTPASQHPHNWSATWTKDNKRRDKRWIKYEGIGPVDESGMPIAPRSSVDSPRDWYRRMFQQIHRKMPDLQLDWTFEESPKVASSCAASADSRHPAPQQRPAARPGQASSLSGRSWDPSEESSRSTFNCNPGASSLHQTPHQVLRRQEKVENVWTEDSWNQFLQELESGQKPKKPLVDDPVEKPSQPIEVLLERELAKLSAELDKDLRSIETRQPSPKSSQVPRRCREPRPPARPASAWSSSYPNALYQGSSRPLSPHRMADGTSPFLGRRDFVYPTSARDPSASERGGSPARKEEKKRKAARLKFDFQAQSPKELTLKKGDIVYIHKEVDKNWLEGEHHGRLGIFPANYVDVLPADEIPKPIKPPTYQVLEYGEAVAQYTFKGDLEVELSFRKGERICLIRKVNENWYEGRISGTARQGIFPASYVQVCRDPRVRICDDGPQLPASPRLTTARLARHSSSPLAPHSPVDPDWGSQTSPRRTGFSFPTQEPRAQGQETYVSMRHVPCLALCWCLESATYPSWTSASQPL; encoded by the exons GTCAGAGCCCTAGAGAATAAGAGACGCTCGCTGCTGGTGAGAGAGGGTATGGCCAGGATTCCTGGAATTGGAAGATCTTCAGCTTCACCATCTTTGGAGAACAAGGAAGAACATGAACGAGATGTGGCCCTTCTTAGTCACAAGGATTCTGACAG aGGGCACACAGAGGAGCAGCTGGCACACCAGGAGCCCTCCAACCTTGATCCAAGCATGCAGGCTCCACCCTGCAGCCTCCCCGCTGGGCTCAGCCTGGACGACTTCATCCCTGGCAATCTCCGGGCTCACATAGGGTCATCCTCTCAGGGGGTACGG GTGCCTGTGATCCGGAATGGTGGCTCCAACACCCTTAATTTCCAGTTTCATGACCCTGCGCCCAGGACCGTGTGCAATGGGTACTCACCTTCCAGGAGAGATGCTTCCTGGCACCCAG ACCCTGCCTGGTATCAGACCTGGCCAGGTCCTGGGAGCCAGCCCCCTGGGAGCCAGAAGACCCCTGCCTCCCAGCACCCCCACAACTGGTCAGCCACATGGACCAAGGACAACAAGCGTCGGGACAAGCGCTGGATCAAGTATGAAGGAATCGGGCCTGTGGATGAGAGCGGCATGCCTATTGCCCCCCGATCT AGTGTTGACAGCCCCAGGGACTGGTACCGAAGAATGTTCCAGCAGATTCACCGGAAAATGCCAG ACCTGCAGCTGGACTGGACCTTTGAGGAATCACCCAAAG TGGCTTCCTCCTGTGCGGCCTCTGCAGACTCAAGGCATCCAGCGCCCCAGCAAAGACCGgctgccaggccaggccaggcctctTCTCTGAGTGG AAGAAGTTGGGACCCCTCTGAAGAGTCTTCTAGAAGCACCTTCAACTGTAATCCTGGAGCATCCTCCCTACACCAGACCCCACATCAG GTGCTCAGACGccaagagaaagtggaaaatgtcTGGACGGAAGATTCTTGGAACCAATTTCTGCAAGAACTAGAGAGTGGGCAGAAG CCCAAGAAACCGCTAGTGGATGACCCTGTTGAGAAGCCCTCCCAGCCCATTGAG GTCCTGCTGGAGAGAGAGCTGGCCAAGCTGAGCGCGGAGCTGGACAAGGACCTTCGGTCAATTGAGACCCGGCAGCCATCCCCCAAG AGTTCCCAAGTGCCCCGACGGTGCCGGGAGCCGCGGCCTCCAGCGCG CCCGGCTTCCGCCTGGAGCTCCAGTTACCCGAATGCACTTTACCAGGGTTCCTCCCGGCCCCTGAGCCCCCACAGAATGGCGGATGGAACAAGCCCCTTTCTAGGTCGCAGGGACTTTGTCTACCCTACCTCGGCCCGGG ACCCTAGTGCCTCTGAACGAGGGGGCAGCCCagccaggaaggaagagaagaag AGGAAGGCCGCCAGACTCAAGTTTGACTTCCAGGCACAGTCCCCCAA GGAGCTGACTCTGAAGAAGGGTGACATTGTCTACATCCACAAGGAGGTGGACAAGAACTGGCTGGAAGGGGAGCACCATGGTAGACTGGGCATCTTCCCTGCCAATTATGTGGAC GTGCTGCCTGCAGATGAGATCCCTAAGCCCATCAAGCCTCCAACCTACCAGGTGCTGGAGTATGGAGAAGCAGTGGCCCAGTACACTTTCAAGGGGGATCTGGAGGTGGAGCTGTCCTTCCGCAAG GGGGAGCGCATCTGCCTGATCCGCAAGGTGAATGAGAACTGGTACGAGGGGCGCATCTCCGGCACAGCGCGCCAGGGCATCTTCCCTGCCAGCTATGTGCAGGTGTGCCGTGATCCCCGGGTCCGGATCTGTGACGATGGCCCCCAGCTCCCTGCATCTCCCCGTCTGACCACCGCCCGTCTGGCCCGGCACTCCAGCTCCCCATTAGCACCACACAGCCCAGTCGATCCTGACTGGGGGAGCCAGACCTCCCCCCGCCGTACTggcttctccttccccacccaggagcccagagcccagggccag GAAACCTATGTGAGCATGAGGCACGTCCCATGCCTGGCTTTGTGCTGGTGTTTAGAATCGGCCACCTACCCTAGCTGGACCTCAGCTTCCCAGCCCCTGTGA
- the SORBS3 gene encoding vinexin isoform X4 translates to MARIPGIGRSSASPSLENKEEHERDVALLSHKDSDRGHTEEQLAHQEPSNLDPSMQAPPCSLPAGLSLDDFIPGNLRAHIGSSSQGVRVPVIRNGGSNTLNFQFHDPAPRTVCNGYSPSRRDASWHPDPAWYQTWPGPGSQPPGSQKTPASQHPHNWSATWTKDNKRRDKRWIKYEGIGPVDESGMPIAPRSSVDSPRDWYRRMFQQIHRKMPDLQLDWTFEESPKVASSCAASADSRHPAPQQRPAARPGQASSLSGRSWDPSEESSRSTFNCNPGASSLHQTPHQVLRRQEKVENVWTEDSWNQFLQELESGQKPKKPLVDDPVEKPSQPIEVLLERELAKLSAELDKDLRSIETRQPSPKSSQVPRRCREPRPPARPASAWSSSYPNALYQGSSRPLSPHRMADGTSPFLGRRDFVYPTSARDPSASERGGSPARKEEKKRKAARLKFDFQAQSPKELTLKKGDIVYIHKEVDKNWLEGEHHGRLGIFPANYVDVLPADEIPKPIKPPTYQVLEYGEAVAQYTFKGDLEVELSFRKGERICLIRKVNENWYEGRISGTARQGIFPASYVQVCRDPRVRICDDGPQLPASPRLTTARLARHSSSPLAPHSPVDPDWGSQTSPRRTGFSFPTQEPRAQGQGLGTPGSALSHPGGSSRPVDLGTSPNTTQIHWTPYRAMYQYRPQNEDELELREGDRVDVMQQCDDGWFVGVSRRTQKFGTFPGNYVAPV, encoded by the exons ATGGCCAGGATTCCTGGAATTGGAAGATCTTCAGCTTCACCATCTTTGGAGAACAAGGAAGAACATGAACGAGATGTGGCCCTTCTTAGTCACAAGGATTCTGACAG aGGGCACACAGAGGAGCAGCTGGCACACCAGGAGCCCTCCAACCTTGATCCAAGCATGCAGGCTCCACCCTGCAGCCTCCCCGCTGGGCTCAGCCTGGACGACTTCATCCCTGGCAATCTCCGGGCTCACATAGGGTCATCCTCTCAGGGGGTACGG GTGCCTGTGATCCGGAATGGTGGCTCCAACACCCTTAATTTCCAGTTTCATGACCCTGCGCCCAGGACCGTGTGCAATGGGTACTCACCTTCCAGGAGAGATGCTTCCTGGCACCCAG ACCCTGCCTGGTATCAGACCTGGCCAGGTCCTGGGAGCCAGCCCCCTGGGAGCCAGAAGACCCCTGCCTCCCAGCACCCCCACAACTGGTCAGCCACATGGACCAAGGACAACAAGCGTCGGGACAAGCGCTGGATCAAGTATGAAGGAATCGGGCCTGTGGATGAGAGCGGCATGCCTATTGCCCCCCGATCT AGTGTTGACAGCCCCAGGGACTGGTACCGAAGAATGTTCCAGCAGATTCACCGGAAAATGCCAG ACCTGCAGCTGGACTGGACCTTTGAGGAATCACCCAAAG TGGCTTCCTCCTGTGCGGCCTCTGCAGACTCAAGGCATCCAGCGCCCCAGCAAAGACCGgctgccaggccaggccaggcctctTCTCTGAGTGG AAGAAGTTGGGACCCCTCTGAAGAGTCTTCTAGAAGCACCTTCAACTGTAATCCTGGAGCATCCTCCCTACACCAGACCCCACATCAG GTGCTCAGACGccaagagaaagtggaaaatgtcTGGACGGAAGATTCTTGGAACCAATTTCTGCAAGAACTAGAGAGTGGGCAGAAG CCCAAGAAACCGCTAGTGGATGACCCTGTTGAGAAGCCCTCCCAGCCCATTGAG GTCCTGCTGGAGAGAGAGCTGGCCAAGCTGAGCGCGGAGCTGGACAAGGACCTTCGGTCAATTGAGACCCGGCAGCCATCCCCCAAG AGTTCCCAAGTGCCCCGACGGTGCCGGGAGCCGCGGCCTCCAGCGCG CCCGGCTTCCGCCTGGAGCTCCAGTTACCCGAATGCACTTTACCAGGGTTCCTCCCGGCCCCTGAGCCCCCACAGAATGGCGGATGGAACAAGCCCCTTTCTAGGTCGCAGGGACTTTGTCTACCCTACCTCGGCCCGGG ACCCTAGTGCCTCTGAACGAGGGGGCAGCCCagccaggaaggaagagaagaag AGGAAGGCCGCCAGACTCAAGTTTGACTTCCAGGCACAGTCCCCCAA GGAGCTGACTCTGAAGAAGGGTGACATTGTCTACATCCACAAGGAGGTGGACAAGAACTGGCTGGAAGGGGAGCACCATGGTAGACTGGGCATCTTCCCTGCCAATTATGTGGAC GTGCTGCCTGCAGATGAGATCCCTAAGCCCATCAAGCCTCCAACCTACCAGGTGCTGGAGTATGGAGAAGCAGTGGCCCAGTACACTTTCAAGGGGGATCTGGAGGTGGAGCTGTCCTTCCGCAAG GGGGAGCGCATCTGCCTGATCCGCAAGGTGAATGAGAACTGGTACGAGGGGCGCATCTCCGGCACAGCGCGCCAGGGCATCTTCCCTGCCAGCTATGTGCAGGTGTGCCGTGATCCCCGGGTCCGGATCTGTGACGATGGCCCCCAGCTCCCTGCATCTCCCCGTCTGACCACCGCCCGTCTGGCCCGGCACTCCAGCTCCCCATTAGCACCACACAGCCCAGTCGATCCTGACTGGGGGAGCCAGACCTCCCCCCGCCGTACTggcttctccttccccacccaggagcccagagcccagggccag GGTTTAGGCACCCCTGGGTCAGCTCTGTCCCATCCTGGAGGCTCCAGCCGTCCCGTGGACCTGGGGACCTCCCCCAACACCACTCAAATACACTGGACCCC GTATCGGGCGATGTACCAGTACCGGCCCCAGAATGAGGATGAGCTGGAGCTGCGGGAGGGGGATCGGGTGGACGTCATGCAGCAGTGTGATGATGGCTGGTTTGTGG gtgTCTCCCGGAGGACCCAGAAATTTGGGACATTCCCTGGAAATTATGTAGCTCCGGTTTGA